The following are encoded together in the Apodemus sylvaticus chromosome 11, mApoSyl1.1, whole genome shotgun sequence genome:
- the Gk2 gene encoding glycerol kinase 2 — MAASKQTAAGPLVGAVVQGTNSTRFLVFNTKTAELVSNHQVELTQEYPKEGWVEQDPKEILQSVYECIAKTCEKLTEENIDISNIKAIGVSNQRETTVVWDKFTGDPLYNAVVWLDLRTQSTVETLSKKIPGNSNFVKSKTGLPLSTYFSAVKLRWMLDNLRSIQKAVEEGRALFGTIDSWLIWCMTGGVNGGVHCTDVTNASRTMLFNIHSLEWDKELCDFFEVPMSILPNVCSSSEIYGLMTSGALEGVPISGCLGDQSAALVGQMCFREGQAKNTYGTGCFLLCNTGQKCVFSEHGLLTTLAYKLGKNKPAFYALEGSVAIAGAVIRWLRDNFEIITTSGEVENLAREVGTSYGCYFVPAFSGLYAPYWEPSARGIICGLTQFTNKCHIAFAALEAVCFQTREILDAMNRDCGIPLSHLQVDGGMTNNRILMQLQADILHIPVVKSVMRETTALGAAMAAGAAEGVEVWSLEPEDLSAILMERYEPQIQATESEIRFSTWKRAVMKSMGWVTAKDPESPGENPVFSCLPLGFFIVSSMTLLIGARCVSTAEE; from the coding sequence ATGGCAGCCTCGAAGCAAACCGCTGCGGGGCCGTTGGTGGGAGCAGTGGTCCAGGGAACCAACTCCACTCGCTTTCTAGTTTTCAATACCAAAACAGCAGAACTAGTTAGCAATCACCAGGTGGAACTGACACAAGAGTATCCAAAAGAAGGATGGGTGGAGCAAGACCCCAAGGAAATCCTTCAGTCTGTCTATGAATGCATAGCGAAAACTTGCGAGAAACTTACTGAGGAGAACATTGATATTTCCAACATCAAAGCTATCGGCGTGAGTAACCAGCGGGAAACCACTGTGGTCTGGGACAAGTTCACCGGAGACCCTCTGTACAATGCCGTGGTGTGGCTTGATCTCAGAACCCAGTCTACTGTGGAGACTCTCAGTAAGAAAATCCCAGGAAATAGCAACTTTGTCAAGTCTAAGACCGGCCTTCCGCTGAGCACTTACTTCAGTGCTGTGAAGCTGCGGTGGATGCTGGACAACCTAAGATCCATTCAAAAGGCCGTTGAGGAAGGCAGAGCCCTGTTCGGAACCATCGACTCGTGGCTCATCTGGTGTATGACCGGAGGAGTCAATGGAGGCGTCCATTGTACTGATGTGACAAACGCAAGCAGAACGATGCTTTTCAACATCCACTCTTTGGAATGGGATAAAGAACTCTGCGACTTTTTTGAAGTTCCAATGAGCATACTCCCAAATGTGTGCAGCTCTTCTGAGATCTACGGCCTGATGACATCGGGGGCCTTGGAAGGCGTGCCAATATCTGGATGTTTGGGGGATCAGTCTGCTGCTTTAGTGGGACAAATGTGCTTCCGCGAAGGTCAAGCCAAAAACACATACGGAACAGGATGTTTTTTACTATGTAATACAGGCCAGAAATGCGTGTTCTCTGAACATGGCCTTCTGACCACACTGGCTTACAAACTAGGCAAAAATAAGCCCGCTTTTTATGCCTTAGAAGGTTCTGTTGCTATAGCTGGTGCTGTTATCCGCTGGCTAAGAGACAATTTCGAAATTATAACGACCTCAGGGGAAGTTGAAAATCTTGCAAGAGAGGTAGGCACTTCCTATGGCTGCTACTTTGTCCCAGCCTTTTCGGGGTTGTATGCACCTTACTGGGAACCCAGTGCAAGAGGGATAATCTGTGGTCTCACTCAGTTCACCAACAAATGCCACATTGCCTTCGCTGCCTTAGAAGCTGTTTGTTTCCAAACCCGAGAGATTCTGGATGCCATGAACCGCGACTGTGGGATCCCACTCAGTCATTTGCAGGTGGACGGAGGGATGACCAACAACAGGATTCTCATGCAGCTGCAGGCCGATATCCTGCACATCCCAGTCGTGAAGTCTGTGATGCGGGAAACGACGGCCCTGGGAGCCGCCATGGCCGCGGGAGCTGCAGAAGGGGTAGAGGTTTGGAGTCTCGAACCCGAAGATTTGTCTGCTATCTTGATGGAACGATATGAACCACAAATACAAGCCACCGAGAGTGAGATTCGTTTTTCCACATGGAAGAGAGCGGTGATGAAGTCAATGGGCTGGGTTACAGCCAAGGATCCTGAAAGCCCTGGCGAGAACCCTGTCTTCTCCTGCCTGCCCTTGGGCTTTTTTATAGTGAGTAGCATGACATTATTAATTGGAGCAAGATGTGTCTCAACTGCTGAAGAGTAA